One window from the genome of Nicotiana tomentosiformis chromosome 5, ASM39032v3, whole genome shotgun sequence encodes:
- the LOC138892393 gene encoding uncharacterized protein: MATPYHPQSSGQVEVSNREIKNILTKIVNANRTDWSRKLEDALWAYHTAFKTPIGTSSYRLIFPANLRVTQLNKMEEFRLHAYESATMYKERMKFVHDKKILKREFKSESEDELHTFKVNGQRVKHYLGTTGDKHFIEQIALKDSPTPTTE; the protein is encoded by the exons ATGGCCACGCCTTATCATCCTCAGTCGAGTGGTCAAGTTGAAGTTTCCAACAGGGAGATTAAAAACATCCTAACAAAAATTGTCAATGCAAACAGGACCGACTGGTCAAGGAAGCTAGAGGATGCATTGTGGGCATATCACACTGCATTTAAGACTCCCATTGGCACCTCATCGTATCGGTTAATCTTTC CTGCTAATTTGAGAGTGACACAACTCAACAAAATGGAAGAATTCCGTCTCCATGCCTATGAGAGTGCAACCATGTATAAAGAACGAATGAAGTTTGTTCATGACAAGAAGATCTTGAAACGGGAATTCAAATCTG AGTCGGAAGACGAACTTCACACTTTCAAAGTAAATGGACAACGGGTTAAGCATTACCTGGGCACAACAGGAGACAAGCACTTTATAGAGCAAATTGCTCTCAAGGATAGTCCGACCCCCACTACTGAGTAG